Within Ischnura elegans chromosome 6, ioIscEleg1.1, whole genome shotgun sequence, the genomic segment AAATTAATTTGGCACCGGATTATTTCCGATCGGCAAAAACACTGGCTCCACCCGCGAGTGTCACGACAGGATAGTCTCCCCCGTATATCATACAAAGCATATGTTTATCCATTGGGAACACGGCGATTTATTTGAGACTGACAGGAATAATCTTCACCTGCAAACGTATTCCATCACCAACAAGGGAGCAAAGTATGCGACTAACATTCTCAAGATGGGATAAAAACGGATATACTTCTCAGTCATTTCGACCACTCACATTAAGGTCTAATGTTCTTTAATATCCTCATAATTAACTTTTCAGGATTAACTCTCATGTTCACGGCTAGGAGCCAAACCAAAGGAGGCATAGTAAGCGCGAAGCGATTTCAAACCTAAACTACACCAGTGTTTTGTGCGATTTGATGCCTAAGTCCAAAGGTCCTACGGAGAATTCAAGGTACCGTTGGTATTTCTTCTGTAAGGCTTtgcactttcccggcgaacagaatatttaaacttgtCTCGGGATTTCTCGCGGGTAAGGTattctaagagcgccgacgtttcagtggccgtgagaatgggtaacgagtcggaacccgaaacgtcggcgctctcagaAAATCTTACCCgggcggaaacccgagaaaagtttaggTATTTCTTCTGTTCTCGATAGAAGAAAAATAAGCAAAAactaaattgaataatttatttatcatagttCTTACACTTTACCCTCGTCAAATATAGGTAAACTCTCATCAACTAAGTTAATAAGTTACATGCTTTATAACATTACACTCGCTCATATTGGATCCTCGCTGTATTTCCAGGTTATACAGAAACGaaatattaagagagatattgtGCCAAacgaataggtatgggaatttgtttttcccccgagcaataaaaGAATTCAATAAATGCTAAGCGGAACCTCATACGCGCATCTacattttcattctattttgtGGCTGGTGTCCTACCATCCCCGCCACATACCTATTGAGGAGGCAAGCGGGCTTTTATGTAGATTCAGACGAGGATCGAATATAGCCACAGGAGGTCTTCTCTGAAATGTCCAGCTAAAAGCACATAGGTATGATAAAAATAGAGCCACAGATATAAAAAAGCAACAAATGAATGGACATGCAACCTCATTTGTTCTTAAAAGgactaataataattatgacataAAATAAAGCTTCAAAAGGAGAATTTTTCTTTATGGGAGCGAGGTAATGTGAATGGGTGCAGAGAAGTAAAAGAGTGTAAACATCCGAATTGTGGTGATACCGAAGAATAATGGGGATAAAATGGATCGGAAATAATAAGGAAGAATTTACAAGAGAAGttaaaagtgggagaaaagagaaatctcccaaaaaccttaagaagaagacgggaaacttgttggtcacattatgaggcatgatggcctgatgaaaacaatcgtaggacaggtggaagggaagaagggcaaggacgACCCCACAGGACTTACATAGAAGAAAAGTTACACAGGAGAAAACGTCACTATGAATAGGCTTGCGTATAGGAGACGGaaatgtagagctgcgtcaaacttgTCTCAGGGTTGTTTGCTTATGATTATGAACATAAATTAATACGGGGATGCTTGCAAATATTCTAAAACGTTTAGAGGATGACTCTCCGTTCGGGAACACTCCGCCGCGAATTGCACGAGATTATTAATCAGAAGTCCTTAATCCGCGGGCGACTCAATCGATTCTTTCCATATGCCGGGATGATGCATTAGGCTCATGCAAGGGGATGGCGTCATCATATTCCGACCGCCATGGAAAGCGAATCTCAAGAGAGAACTGATGTCATTCAGCACGAGGACATGAAGAGGTCTTCGCTCAGATTCCCAAAGACGAAAGAAAGTCATCTTCTCAAGTATGAAAGGAGAGACTAAATTCATATTCATTTGATCACCCTCTACTCCATGGATGAGCTCGTTCACCGAGTGTTATAAATTATCCTACGTCATAGAAAATCTGGTAAGATAAATTCGTATATGGTACGATGTggtggaaatagggtggtttcctattattttttattgccaacatcgaaagattatttctcctggagaacgtatttcacgcttttagatttttaaatgacgatatctatttttcgcaattaattgaaaagtgaaaattctcaagctcgcgaaaaagcgacggctaagtatgaatgctgggaaaatcccgtgtgacatcattctggttcccgctgccgccaaatGAGGTGGCCTTTGGGCGAGAATAtatgcgccgctgagatgcaggctgctagcaggtagcagagaaccctgctgatccaggatttgtttctgggggggcacaagcaaggccgtgtccaggattttgttctgaaggggggcacaaggatacatttacatgtacataataccctgcgagccacccctagggtgttttgcagggggtgatcaatcaccagcatgcaattggactcccacatgcacaccacacggtccaaaaaaagtcACGTATGCTAAAACattatactaccctatgctgttagaaataataataaaattaagaaacatgcattaagttttgcataggttagtaggctacactacaagttatacaatctatttatgagttctatcgctgccgttatattctcttattgatcgtggaaaaaagacattctgaatctgtcatttctaaaatatctctgatacctcgtaatacaaaacgaacgcaacgataatgggactttattaaaatcttctatattttttaaggttcttgggtggggtacgtgcccccgtgcctccccccccccctagatccgcctatggctgGGATAGCAAAGGTGGAAAAGGTGCTGCATCGCTACTTTAGTGACCTGAAGGAGCTGACTGCAACGCTGGCGATAATGTCGTCCAGAGGAAATATGGTTCGACGCGGCTAATCATAATTTCAAGCCTCAAAAATAGCTCTTCGTGCGAAAATGTCCACGGTCAGCTAAAGAAGGATTTATTGAAAGAGTAGATATGGTGATAAGCACTGCAAAAATTCACTCATACCTTCGAAGAACGACCCCAATATTTATCAACAAACAACTTCCAGACCTGAACCCTTCAAAGACGAATTAAGTGGCCTCAAGTGTTTAAATCTGAAACGATATCGCTTTATCCTGCCGCATAATCTGAATGCGCTAGCATACAGAGATTAATTTAATTCTGTCATGCACAAAATGTGCAAGGTGAAAATTGATAAGGGAGATAAAATGTACTCTATATTCATCAGGAATAAATAATTCTCAAAACTAACTCTGTTTTCCAAACCTCCGCATTGCATTCCAAGAGTAGATAAagactcgaaaatgaaaaggagactacgttgatttccacaaatttattttgtccgtacgacatgtttcgaaacCAAAGAGGTccttatcaagtacaaaaattgaatggtaaggaaacacatatactcttttttaccattcaaattttgtacttgataatgacctctttggtttgaaacatgtcgtacggacgaaataaattagtggaaatcaacgaagtctccttttcattttcgagtattaacttccacatagttgagcctaatacaattgaacgaagtAGATAAAGAATTTATCTTAAAACCTGCACGAAAAAAAATACCTTGGAAAACTATTACTCCCAATATCCTTAAGAAATAGTATCCTAAATATATCCTCTCCTTATTCTCGCAAAAGTTTGAAACGCTTCAATTCGGGGAGTATTTTTCCACAATGGAACTGTGAAGTGAAGCCGGCAGAGGGGACTAGAAAGACTCTTTATGGATCCTTCCGAGAACGGAAAATTTTTAAGGGATTTTTCTTTTTCTGGCTGGAAGGGGAAATAGCGAGATCAAACCATTTATTGGCTCAAAGTTCCACCATAAAAGTAAATCGTTCGTAGTACAGTGATTACTGAAGAAATTCCTTCGAGGAGCACGCGTATTAGATAAAATAAAGCGGATGGGAATCAAGTCAGTCACTCCCATTCAATTGGCACGAATTATTTACGTGCTTTAAACCAACTTTTCTCTTTCGAAGAAATAATTAAGTCGTCCTACAATTGAAGCACCATCCGATTTGCTAGCGTTTCTTTGGGAGCTTGTATTCCTAGGTATCACATTACGTTTTGCTAGAGCTACATTCTTTACGCTGATGCTAGCCCTTCTTTTACAGCAGTGGAAATTTGTGACTCAGAATATgatgaaaactataaaataaatataccggATTGTTTTGAAAAGAGAGGTATCGTGAACTGAGCTAATAGCGCATACGTGTTGTAAGCATAACAAGCACAGAGACATTATACTAACCAATCTTAATTAAATACTACGCAAAAGAAATCCCAGGAGTAATAGTTGTCCGTTTAAtcgcatataaatttcggtccaCCACATGAGAACACTTTAGTTGTTATCTATTAGCTGCCGAAGTAGGAATATATTGCTAATTAACAATAATGACCAACGCAGAATAGGAAATGAAACACGAATTAACAGCGGTAGTATCAGTATGTTTTACTACGTACTTTATATACTTACACTACCATTTTTTTAACCGtgcacaataaatatttttatcaccattttagaAATCTATATAGCACTCAACTTGCACGTTCTCCAGCAAACTCGTAATTTTTAGAGTTTAAAATCATGAAACTTTCATTTCATATTTGTTGGAGGAAGAGAGTAATAATTCTTAAACTTCTTCCGGGGGCAATAGCCTTCAAAAACTGGGAGGTGTAGCAATTGCACACACCGACAGTAGCAATCAGCATCCATCATCAACACCTCGCCTCAACAAATCACTTAGGGTCGGACAGCGTCACTTTCAAGGACCACTATGCGAAAGCACGAGTTCAATGCATCACGCAGAGATAATTTTTAGCTGACTGGTGATATAGTTTATGTCACCTCACATCAGAGATAAGACTTAAGAACCCATTTAAGACCAAACGCTAGTATGAAACTGTTTTCTTGctttcaaaaaaaggaaaaaaaattccaaggCATAATACATGATATAAAAGCGCAAGTTCAATGCATCATCCAGAGATTTTACGTCGACAGCAAATATAGTTTATGTCAGCTCACATCTAAGATAAAACTAAAGCATACATATATAAGCAGGTGTTCGTATGATAATGATTTATTATATAGAAAGCCACTGCGTTCCATACCTGTGAGACGTGGAAATACAGTGCAGATAAAGGCAATTAAAACCAAAGATCCTTGGACAACTGCAGCCTTTTCTAACAACTTCTACGGTCAAGATAAACCAATTAATTCCAGACGCAAATAATTCAGCAGCGGGTGCTCGGCCACAGAGAGTTGAGAAGATCTTACCtgagaaagagaaaaacaaattcgTTAGTTTCTTCAGTACTGCAAGAAGAGTCCAAATGTAGGGAAATATTATAAGGTAAGGTAAAACGTCTGTTTCAAAGACTCTATTGTGCATATGCTTACACAAATGAATtcgaattacaattaaaaagttTTCAGCGTTAAATACAGGAAAGAGGAATCCATTCTCTAAGGATATTGAGTAATTACGGATGCAAAGAAAACACAATACCATCCACAAAAGTATAGATACTGGGATTTTAAAATTGGCTAACCAGCCATTGATTGGAAATGAACACACCAATATGTCAGACATGAAGTTCATGGACATTAAGTCTCATGGTTCTTAATATCTGAGCACCGAAGGTTGCATTGatagcttttatttaaatattaatcaaaaaacacaaataaaagcattacattttagtaaaaaaaaatgagaaaatataactGAAAAAAGATCATGCAAGCTTATAAAGTGATGCTTTTATTCCGATTTAAAGCAACTGCGTTTAATTATAACAAATGCAAAGATGCGGAACACGACACATCAATTTTACCTATCAGCCCCACCTGTCTCCAATCTTATATtgatataatgaaatgaataatgaaacACGAGATAAATAAAATGACCGATTTGTTTAATTTGATCGTGGCACATAATGGCAACAGACGTACTGAATCCatgaaaagggtggtttcctattattttatattgcctaaatcgaaatatcgatgtaaaactcctgtctactagtatagaaactaggaccctgtgacgtcacgtggagtggcatcgcatgggcgccaatctggccttttttaaatgaggttaaaattagccatgccattcgtctataccattgccattcgccatgggatttctaaaaccatataatttgtatattatgaatacactaatggtgggtaacgaatcgcaatcaatgcctttcgttttctttgaagaaggaaactaccctaatgtcTGCGCACATCCTGGCACTCAGACGGAGTGATCAGAGGGCCTCATTCGAGTTTTCCTTCGACCTCAGGCGCACATCCTAATTGCACGCGTGCATAATTTTCGTATCGCTTATTTTTAGGCGCATGGCGCTCTTTTCGCCGAGGCGATACTATTTCGGTCGGAGGCTGGTCATTTGGCAGCCGATCATCGGAGCCGCGCCCGCCTCGAGCGGGGATTTCATCCTTGAATCGCCGTCGACGCCTCCTCCGCCACCTCGCACACTGAGGCTGCATCGCGGCATCGCCATCACACGTGTCGACGCGGATTGATTCTCCGTCATCACCATCGCAGAATCGCAAGGTATGAAGCGACCTTCGTCTCCCGCTCCTACtataagaatagggtagtttccttcatcaaagaaaaggaaaggcattgattacgattcgtttcccaacaatagtgtattcataatatacaaattatatgattttagaaatcccagttcagacgaatggcaatggtcaattttaactgcatttgaaaaaggccggattggcgcccatgcgattccactccacgtgacgtcacagggacctagtttctacacgagaggataggagttttatatcgtctgaggttaccaatgcatgaatgaggcacagagcacagggaaacatgtcttaataatcacctattaaaactggctatggtcggtaagtttccttcgtttgatagggtaataataatccttatttaagccaagccctacctgctggcagggtactctgctacctgctagcatcctgcatcgtatcagcgatcaaagcctcgcctcaaggtcacctcacagggcggcagctgggaccagaaatacgtcacacggacttttacccatcattcctacttagccgtcgcgttttcgcgcgcttgaaaattttcacttttcgtttaatcgtgaaaaatagatatcgtcattcgaaaatctaagagcgtgaaacgcgtactctaggagtaataatctttctatttaggcaataaaaaaataataggaaaccaacctattgcgATTACAGGAGACCGTTAGAGTaaggaataatatttattattatttatacatgaCCATCTTGGGCATATAACTATTTAAGATAAAGGCTAATATGATTTACAGCAAATTTATGGAATGAAACAatctaaaaaaatttgtaaacggGGTTCTTGGGCTCCAGCTTAAACCAATAACCGCATCCACACCTCTTAGGCTCCCCTTGCTTCAGCCACATCCAAGCAACACTAGATGAATCCTCTACACATATGCAACCAATTATTCTGGCCTCAAAAGCTGACGGTACGACAGTCGGACAGTCCTTAGTTCCAGGTCCCCGCTTGAAGATTTTCATGTCGAAAGGGTTATCATTTGCAGCGGCCTTGGCCAACAACTCTCTTTTCTCCAAACCGGTGGCATGTTCCATTGGATCCTCCATCATTTGATTGGCACATCTAATTGATGAATACAGGCCATTTCGGCCAGCAGTAACGCTCAATACTCTTCCACACAGGGCAGCCATATCTACGCAGATCGGTAGAGGGCGGGTAGATAGCCGGCCTCTACGAGGTATGTTGAAAAAATATCGGAAATTTTAGTCCTTCGAAAAATATGTGTGGAGATGGATGAATCAAAATATCTCCACTTTAATCTAATTAATTTAATAGTTCTCATAAAGATAGGCCATTTAAAATCACAGTCTCTGACTTAGATACATAGATACAAACATCCCGGCCTCCTTGGCAGCCATTTAAAATACCACTTACGGTCGCaacatttcgatggctaagttctaacaacacgtttttcaaaaattgcaacttttcaggagagcaaaaaacatatttattttttcagttgtatgtaattagttgaaattaaaaactaaaaatacataaaactgaaaaagaagcatagaTTTGCTGTCGAACGAGTGCGAATGAGCAGCTTTCTTTTCTCCTTTAAGAGATTGGGTTGGAGTTTGTATTTCATAAAACTAACATCAACTAAACCCACTTGAGCTAGATTGGCtgtgaaaaaattgacaaaaagatgcaTTAACCTAATCTACTTTCATTCATGGTCTCATGCCCATCAAAAATTCGCAATACTGAGTAAAATATTACACTCTGATGTATTTTTACGAGAGGTATCGTTTTAAATACAAGATGCGATAGCGGCGGATATTTTGGATAATGGCGATTGAAGTTTAGTCGGGAATTGAGAAAGGTCTCGTAATGCCAAAGTGGCAATGGAGTCCAGTTTGAGCCAGAATCAAGACTTGAGGATCGCTCTGGAATATTCTTGtgtaaatataatgataatttaataatttttcctaatGAATTCGGCgggaaaatggaaatttcttGTTTTAAAAAACACTAAATATTTTAACAGTACCGTGTCGGAAAACATATCCGATGACTCCTATTCCTTCAACAAACTCCCGGGAATTCTCAAAAAGCCTAGGAGCCATGCATTCCGTCTATGTCTAGCGCTTCCATCAACAGATAAGAgatttcgaagaaaatgaaatgctttttttaCATCTCAAGTTAAGGATCTTAatgggagaaaaatgaaaaaaataaactgtagTAGAGGAGTTCACGCCAAATATCTCACAGTGGTATCAGGGGAGTGTATCAAGGAGGCAATTATACGCCAAGTCCGACATGCGGCGGCAAACTCCAGGAATGCTACCCTCTCCCCCACATTGGAAAAGGAAAAGAAGAGCCTACAGGAAGAACTTAAATAGAG encodes:
- the LOC124160133 gene encoding cytochrome c oxidase subunit 5B, mitochondrial-like, translated to MAALCGRVLSVTAGRNGLYSSIRCANQMMEDPMEHATGLEKRELLAKAAANDNPFDMKIFKRGPGTKDCPTVVPSAFEARIIGCICVEDSSSVAWMWLKQGEPKRCGCGYWFKLEPKNPVYKFF